In a single window of the Synechococcus sp. WH 8016 genome:
- a CDS encoding OsmC family protein — MTAIQCRYTGDLHCTAQHGPSGSVLNTDAPTDHDGLGESFSPTDLLATALGTCLLTIMGITARRRGWDLADASVIVEKTMTSEGPRRIQRLEAQITLPVSLSQEQKALLKRVANDCPVKRNLDSSMTIDLIWSDASPTAD; from the coding sequence ATGACAGCGATTCAATGTCGATACACCGGTGATTTGCACTGCACCGCTCAGCACGGACCGTCAGGGTCCGTCTTGAACACCGATGCACCCACTGATCATGATGGTCTTGGCGAAAGCTTTTCGCCAACGGACCTGCTGGCGACAGCCCTTGGAACGTGCCTTTTGACGATCATGGGGATCACTGCACGGCGCCGCGGCTGGGACCTCGCCGACGCCTCAGTGATCGTTGAAAAAACAATGACAAGCGAGGGACCACGGCGCATTCAAAGGCTTGAAGCGCAGATCACTCTTCCTGTCTCCCTGAGTCAGGAACAGAAGGCCTTGTTGAAGCGCGTCGCAAATGATTGCCCCGTGAAACGAAATCTCGACTCTTCAATGACAATTGATTTGATCTGGAGCGATGCCAGTCCCACGGCCGATTAG
- a CDS encoding HAD-IIB family hydrolase: MNKTEALSSTPWWVVTDLDGTLMDHAYNWAPAREAIRGLQLQGIPVIPCTSKTAEEVKSFRSAAGLKDPFIVENGGAVHGETSDGESWELALGCPIAELRPVLRELAELLSEPLQPIDALSDQEAFDLLGLQGEALQLACTRRWSLPFVPPSASARQRLPDLANRLGFAVVQGNRMSHLLGAEVSKGRALEVLKQHRGGSPVRVLALGDSPNDEPLLEAGDLSVVVPGSNGPHPVFADAIAQGRYQLAPACHAQGWAQAVFQYVLNESC; this comes from the coding sequence ATGAATAAAACAGAGGCTCTGTCTTCCACTCCCTGGTGGGTCGTCACCGATCTCGATGGGACCTTGATGGACCATGCCTACAACTGGGCGCCGGCACGGGAGGCCATTCGTGGCTTGCAGCTGCAGGGAATTCCCGTGATTCCGTGTACGAGCAAAACGGCTGAGGAGGTGAAAAGTTTTAGGTCTGCAGCTGGTTTGAAGGACCCATTCATCGTTGAAAACGGAGGGGCCGTTCATGGGGAAACGAGCGATGGCGAGTCATGGGAGCTGGCGCTGGGATGCCCTATTGCTGAGCTTCGTCCGGTCTTGCGTGAGCTTGCCGAGTTGCTCAGTGAGCCGTTGCAACCCATCGATGCACTCTCAGATCAGGAGGCATTCGACCTGCTTGGTTTGCAGGGCGAAGCGCTGCAGTTGGCTTGCACGAGGCGTTGGAGTTTGCCATTTGTGCCTCCTTCTGCCTCTGCGCGGCAACGGTTGCCAGACCTTGCCAACCGGCTTGGTTTTGCAGTTGTTCAGGGCAATCGCATGAGTCATCTGCTCGGCGCAGAGGTCAGCAAGGGTCGAGCCCTTGAGGTTTTGAAGCAGCACAGGGGTGGCTCTCCCGTGCGGGTGCTTGCCCTGGGGGACTCACCCAACGACGAGCCCCTCCTTGAAGCGGGTGATCTTTCCGTTGTGGTGCCTGGTTCGAATGGTCCCCATCCGGTCTTTGCTGACGCCATCGCTCAAGGCCGCTATCAGTTGGCGCCGGCTTGCCATGCTCAGGGCTGGGCTCAGGCGGTTTTTCAGTACGTTCTCAATGAATCGTGCTGA
- a CDS encoding alpha-amylase family glycosyl hydrolase yields MVSKQLMAHEWLPSLLTELYEHHSSEDLNRLSSQLLHSERSASAIPVSEAVDAGIADGAATDARWDSSSCVLITYADSVIADDQPGLRCLQALLHRHFQGLSSVVHVLPFLCATSDGGFAVASHEQIDQRFGDWNDLAALAEGRQLMADLVLNHISASHPWVRAFLKGEQPGARCVLAAAPNPCWDNVVRPRSSALFTTLATDRGPQTVWTTFGPDQVDVNWREPEVLLGFTRLLDLFCRYGVQWLRLDAVGFVWKQPFTDCIHQPQAHRLVEVLRLLLESRCPQGVVVTETNVPEQENLSYLTTGAEAHLAYNFPFPPLVLEACLSRRADLLNAWLARWPQLPEGTGLLNFTACHDGIGLRPLEGLMESDRLLQLLKHCEQRGGLVSHRRLADGLEVPYEINISWWSAMAAPGRDPSHHQRARFLLTQLLLLTVPGVPAFYLPALLATPNDNARFRLSGHRRDLNRPQFQRDRLERLLADPESDTNQVVATLQQAMAVRRGQAALDPFAPMKVLSEGRSDVVILQRGEGASMLFAIHNFSDVRLSFPLSMLAESPGSVWHDVLNGHSLVVGQTALDLEPFAVHWLIR; encoded by the coding sequence ATGGTGTCGAAGCAGTTAATGGCGCATGAGTGGTTGCCATCGCTTCTGACGGAGCTCTATGAACACCATTCTTCGGAGGATCTCAATCGCTTGTCGTCGCAATTGCTGCATTCCGAGCGGTCCGCCTCAGCGATTCCCGTTTCAGAGGCGGTGGATGCTGGGATTGCGGATGGAGCGGCTACGGACGCGCGTTGGGATTCCTCGAGTTGTGTGTTGATTACCTATGCCGATTCGGTGATTGCCGATGACCAGCCAGGGCTCCGTTGTTTACAGGCGCTTCTGCATCGCCATTTCCAAGGACTCTCATCGGTTGTGCACGTGCTGCCCTTCTTGTGCGCCACCAGTGATGGAGGCTTTGCCGTTGCCAGTCATGAGCAGATCGACCAACGCTTCGGTGATTGGAATGACCTGGCCGCGTTGGCTGAAGGTCGCCAGTTGATGGCTGATTTGGTTCTCAATCACATTTCCGCGTCCCACCCCTGGGTTCGGGCTTTTTTGAAGGGAGAACAACCTGGAGCGCGATGTGTGTTGGCGGCGGCTCCCAACCCTTGTTGGGACAACGTGGTGCGCCCCCGTAGTTCGGCTCTATTCACCACGCTGGCGACAGATCGTGGTCCACAAACGGTCTGGACCACGTTTGGGCCCGATCAAGTGGATGTGAACTGGCGAGAGCCTGAAGTGTTGCTTGGATTCACACGGCTGCTCGATCTCTTCTGCCGTTATGGCGTCCAATGGTTGCGCCTGGATGCTGTGGGGTTTGTTTGGAAACAGCCTTTTACGGATTGCATCCATCAGCCTCAGGCCCACCGCTTGGTTGAAGTGTTGCGCCTTCTCTTGGAATCGCGATGTCCGCAGGGGGTGGTGGTGACGGAAACGAATGTTCCCGAGCAGGAAAATCTCTCTTATCTGACCACTGGCGCTGAAGCGCACCTCGCCTACAACTTTCCCTTCCCCCCCCTTGTCCTCGAGGCCTGTCTCAGTCGTCGTGCGGATCTGCTGAATGCCTGGCTGGCGCGTTGGCCCCAGCTCCCTGAGGGGACAGGCCTGCTCAACTTCACGGCCTGTCATGACGGGATTGGTTTGCGGCCCCTCGAAGGATTGATGGAATCGGATCGATTGCTCCAGTTGTTGAAGCACTGCGAGCAGCGGGGTGGTTTGGTGAGTCACCGGCGATTGGCCGATGGGCTGGAGGTTCCCTATGAAATCAACATCAGCTGGTGGAGTGCCATGGCGGCTCCAGGACGGGATCCATCGCACCATCAACGAGCACGTTTTTTGTTGACGCAGTTGCTGCTGCTGACCGTTCCCGGCGTGCCTGCGTTCTACCTGCCGGCCTTACTGGCAACCCCCAATGACAACGCTCGCTTTCGTCTCAGCGGTCATCGCCGTGATCTCAACCGGCCTCAGTTTCAACGCGACCGTCTAGAGCGTTTGTTGGCTGATCCCGAAAGCGATACCAATCAGGTGGTGGCAACGTTGCAACAAGCGATGGCGGTCCGTCGTGGGCAGGCGGCGTTAGATCCCTTTGCCCCGATGAAGGTCCTGAGTGAAGGCCGCTCGGATGTGGTGATTCTGCAGAGGGGAGAAGGGGCAAGCATGCTGTTTGCGATTCACAATTTCAGTGATGTTCGCCTTAGCTTCCCTTTGAGCATGCTTGCCGAGTCTCCAGGGTCTGTTTGGCATGACGTCTTGAATGGGCACTCTCTCGTTGTGGGCCAAACGGCTCTCGATCTTGAGCCGTTTGCAGTGCATTGGTTGATTCGATGA
- a CDS encoding glycine betaine ABC transporter substrate-binding protein, producing MTAPLWRRRAVLLSGLGLAAASLSSQVRLSWQRQADSTASTTSSKQQGLVSQAGPGTSPSSATGPLRLGWSPWADAEVMSLIAQRVIQQAYNLPVERVMADIGIQYASVARGDLDLMLMAWLPLTHKDYWTRVRDRVLDFGSMYSGRLGWVVPDYVDAAEVRSITDLRNPEVAARFQNTVQGIDPGSGLNQASERALLDYNLTDMRLVASSSAAMTAVLDKAIRERRWVMVTSWTPHWMFARYKLRFLEDPQLVFGGVEWIHALGRQGLDRDHSDLAAFLSRFQIPDRELSDLLLMANERSAAEAVEDYLNRHPARIRYWTTGMIG from the coding sequence ATGACCGCTCCCCTTTGGCGCCGACGTGCTGTGTTGCTGTCCGGCCTTGGTTTAGCGGCGGCTTCCCTCTCCAGTCAGGTGCGCTTGAGCTGGCAGCGCCAGGCCGACTCGACAGCATCCACCACGTCCTCCAAGCAACAAGGCTTGGTTTCACAAGCGGGCCCTGGGACCTCTCCATCGAGTGCCACGGGCCCGTTGCGCTTGGGATGGTCTCCATGGGCTGATGCGGAAGTGATGAGCTTGATCGCTCAGCGAGTGATTCAACAGGCTTACAACCTTCCCGTGGAACGGGTCATGGCCGACATCGGCATTCAATACGCCTCTGTAGCGCGAGGAGATCTCGACCTGATGTTGATGGCCTGGTTGCCGTTAACGCACAAGGACTATTGGACTCGCGTGCGCGACCGGGTGCTTGATTTCGGCTCGATGTATTCCGGCCGTCTTGGTTGGGTGGTCCCTGATTATGTGGATGCTGCGGAGGTTCGCTCGATCACTGATTTGCGAAATCCTGAAGTGGCAGCGCGTTTCCAAAACACCGTTCAAGGCATTGATCCTGGTTCAGGCCTGAATCAGGCCTCTGAGCGAGCACTGCTTGATTACAACTTGACTGACATGCGTTTGGTTGCCTCCAGCAGCGCCGCCATGACGGCGGTTCTTGATAAGGCGATCCGTGAGCGTCGTTGGGTGATGGTCACGAGTTGGACTCCCCATTGGATGTTTGCTCGCTACAAGCTCCGCTTTTTGGAAGACCCTCAGCTCGTGTTTGGTGGTGTGGAGTGGATTCATGCTTTGGGCCGACAGGGCTTGGATCGCGACCATTCAGACCTGGCCGCCTTCCTATCGCGTTTTCAGATTCCTGATCGTGAACTGTCTGATTTGCTGCTCATGGCCAATGAGCGATCAGCAGCCGAGGCGGTCGAGGACTACCTCAATCGCCATCCTGCCCGCATTCGCTACTGGACAACGGGGATGATCGGCTGA
- a CDS encoding proline/glycine betaine ABC transporter permease: MLHSWTFGFLPSLAAVHQAGAIGLAVDDAVLWLLTHAQSLFDVVNAGVLALAVWIEQVLRAPSPWSFALIVAGLGLWRVSGGFALFALLGLNLVLAMGLWDPMISTLALVLAASFLALLLGLPMGVLSARLPWVWRLLRPCLDLMQTMPAFVYLIPAVMLFSTGAVPAIIATLVFAMPPVVRLTHLGLRQVPFDLMEAGRAFGCSELQLLWKVQMPSALPTVMSGVNQTIMLALSMVVIASMIGGGGLGDVVLRGIQQLDVGLGFEGGIAVVILAVILDRLSQSLMLEGERTVEARSRRWRSLWRTP; encoded by the coding sequence ATGCTTCATTCCTGGACGTTTGGCTTTCTTCCCTCTTTGGCTGCCGTGCATCAAGCTGGCGCCATCGGCTTAGCTGTTGATGATGCGGTGCTGTGGTTGCTCACCCACGCACAAAGCCTCTTCGACGTCGTCAATGCTGGAGTCCTGGCGCTTGCTGTCTGGATTGAGCAAGTGCTCCGAGCACCCTCACCCTGGAGTTTTGCCCTGATCGTGGCTGGTCTTGGCCTCTGGCGAGTGAGCGGTGGATTTGCGTTGTTCGCACTGCTCGGTTTGAACTTGGTCCTGGCGATGGGCCTTTGGGATCCGATGATCTCCACCCTTGCTCTCGTGTTGGCGGCGTCATTCCTGGCCTTGCTGCTGGGTCTGCCGATGGGGGTGTTGTCAGCTCGTTTGCCATGGGTTTGGCGGCTGCTTCGGCCTTGCTTAGACCTGATGCAGACCATGCCTGCTTTTGTTTACCTGATTCCAGCAGTGATGTTGTTCAGCACAGGCGCTGTTCCGGCGATCATCGCCACCTTGGTCTTTGCGATGCCTCCTGTGGTCCGTCTTACCCATCTCGGACTTCGTCAGGTCCCCTTTGATCTGATGGAGGCTGGGCGTGCCTTTGGCTGCAGTGAGTTGCAATTGCTCTGGAAGGTGCAGATGCCAAGTGCGTTGCCCACGGTGATGAGTGGGGTCAATCAAACGATCATGTTGGCTTTGTCGATGGTGGTGATTGCCTCAATGATTGGTGGTGGTGGCCTCGGCGACGTCGTGCTGCGCGGGATTCAGCAACTGGATGTGGGCCTTGGTTTTGAGGGTGGGATAGCGGTTGTGATTCTTGCGGTCATCCTCGATCGACTCAGTCAGAGCTTGATGCTGGAGGGTGAGAGAACGGTGGAAGCGCGCTCCCGCCGCTGGCGCTCGCTATGGAGAACACCATGA
- a CDS encoding glycine betaine/L-proline ABC transporter ATP-binding protein, which produces MSSEICLDSLWKIYGGSADLAIKQLRSGIDPIDLYQQAGLRAAVRDVSLEIQAGEIFVVMGLSGSGKSTLLRLLNGLIKPCSGEVSVQGRQLSLLNPMELNKLRREQMGMVFQSFALFPHRTVIDNAAFGLEVAGVPLKQRRDLALKALERVGLGDECRKHPHQLSGGMQQRVGLARALALDPPILLMDEAFSALDPLIRSDMQELLLQLQAERQRTIVFISHDLDEAIRLGDRIALMQDGQVLQSGTAQSLLRDPASEAVRHFFRDIDTAAVLDVAAIASPPRCLVVHAVDDLPALDPSMGDPLYVIDGRQQLLGVRIGSEDWIGADQLVTLRAGMRVREAISPVATLPYPPPVLDGEGCFLGVITPRQLLQSLEVNL; this is translated from the coding sequence ATGAGTTCGGAAATCTGTCTCGATTCTCTTTGGAAGATATACGGAGGATCTGCAGATTTAGCGATCAAGCAACTGCGTTCTGGAATAGATCCGATTGATTTGTATCAGCAAGCAGGTCTTCGTGCAGCTGTTCGTGATGTCTCATTAGAGATCCAAGCGGGGGAAATCTTTGTTGTGATGGGCCTCTCAGGGTCGGGAAAATCCACCTTGTTGCGCCTTCTCAATGGTTTGATCAAGCCCTGTTCAGGTGAGGTGAGTGTTCAGGGGCGGCAGCTGTCTTTGTTGAACCCCATGGAGCTCAACAAGCTTCGCCGTGAGCAGATGGGGATGGTGTTTCAGTCCTTTGCGCTCTTTCCGCATCGAACCGTGATCGATAACGCCGCTTTCGGTCTTGAGGTGGCCGGTGTGCCCCTGAAACAGCGCAGGGATCTCGCGCTGAAAGCTCTGGAGCGCGTCGGCCTCGGAGATGAATGTCGTAAACACCCGCATCAGCTGTCTGGGGGGATGCAGCAGCGGGTTGGTTTGGCGCGCGCCCTGGCACTCGATCCACCGATCTTGCTGATGGATGAGGCCTTCTCAGCGCTTGACCCCTTGATTCGCAGCGATATGCAGGAGTTGCTTTTGCAGTTGCAGGCTGAGCGCCAACGCACCATCGTTTTTATTTCCCATGACCTGGATGAGGCAATCCGTCTGGGCGATCGGATTGCCCTGATGCAGGACGGTCAAGTGCTCCAATCCGGAACAGCTCAGTCCCTGCTCCGTGATCCCGCGAGCGAGGCCGTTCGTCATTTCTTCCGCGATATCGATACCGCAGCGGTTTTGGACGTTGCTGCCATTGCGTCTCCGCCACGTTGCCTGGTCGTTCACGCTGTGGACGATCTCCCTGCGCTGGATCCGTCGATGGGCGATCCGCTGTATGTCATTGATGGGCGGCAGCAGTTGCTAGGTGTGCGCATCGGTTCTGAGGATTGGATCGGGGCCGATCAGCTGGTAACCCTGCGCGCCGGGATGCGGGTTCGTGAGGCCATCTCGCCCGTAGCGACCCTTCCGTACCCACCGCCGGTTCTTGATGGGGAAGGTTGCTTTTTGGGTGTGATTACTCCCCGTCAGCTGTTGCAATCTCTGGAGGTCAACCTTTGA
- a CDS encoding class I SAM-dependent methyltransferase, whose amino-acid sequence MSSFTNPSAIEQSDAQRFGDSPERVRETDHYEQEYIEQFVDRWDRLIDWEAREKAEGDFFIKLLHQHGAKSVLDVATGTGFHSVRLLREGFDVVSVDGSPNMLARAFKNARERDLLMRTVHADWRFLNRDVHGVFDAVICLGNSFTHLFREQDRRKALAEYYAVLKHNGVLILDHRNYDRLLEGNSKSGKSNVYCGKDVEVGPEHVDDGLARFRYAFSDGSTYHLNMFPLRHGYVRRLMREVGFQRINTFGDYQQGHDDPDFYVHVAEKEYRFDTDMTAI is encoded by the coding sequence ATGTCATCGTTCACGAACCCCTCTGCCATTGAACAGAGTGATGCCCAACGGTTCGGAGATTCACCCGAACGGGTTCGTGAAACCGATCACTATGAGCAGGAATATATTGAACAATTTGTTGACCGATGGGATCGATTAATTGACTGGGAGGCGCGCGAAAAAGCAGAGGGAGATTTCTTTATCAAGCTATTGCATCAGCACGGAGCCAAATCCGTCCTTGATGTCGCAACTGGAACAGGATTTCACTCTGTTCGCTTATTACGAGAAGGATTTGATGTTGTCAGTGTGGACGGAAGTCCAAACATGCTGGCGCGTGCATTTAAGAATGCCCGTGAACGCGACTTATTAATGCGCACCGTGCATGCCGACTGGCGCTTCCTCAACCGCGATGTGCATGGTGTTTTCGATGCGGTGATCTGCTTAGGCAATTCCTTCACCCACCTGTTCAGAGAGCAAGATCGACGCAAAGCTTTGGCGGAGTACTACGCCGTGCTGAAACATAACGGCGTACTGATTTTGGATCACAGAAATTACGATCGCTTGCTGGAAGGAAACTCCAAAAGTGGCAAAAGCAATGTGTACTGCGGCAAAGATGTTGAGGTTGGGCCTGAGCATGTCGACGACGGCCTCGCTCGCTTTCGCTACGCCTTCAGCGACGGGAGTACCTATCACTTAAATATGTTCCCTTTGCGTCATGGCTACGTGAGGCGCCTGATGCGTGAAGTGGGATTTCAACGAATCAATACCTTTGGCGACTACCAACAGGGCCATGACGATCCTGACTTCTATGTGCATGTTGCGGAAAAGGAATACCGCTTTGACACCGACATGACTGCGATTTAA
- a CDS encoding methyltransferase domain-containing protein yields MTNSAFSTAASTAAGYYDSNDADRFYAEIWGGEDIHIGLYNAVNEPIASASRRTVEALAALIQAPQTDSPKESSCVVDLGSGYGGAARHLCQNPLVKVEAINISAVENTRHRELNRAAGLDRQIQVHDASFEAVPLEDACADVVWSQDAILHSGDRQQVMKEAARLLKPGGVMVMTDPMASDGVPSSSLSAILERIHLSDLGSPERYKDWANNAGLQRDIWDDRTPMLICHYSRVRDELQRRQDELKLSISPNYLAKMDAGLQHWVEGGNAGRLCWGLMRYRKPEE; encoded by the coding sequence ATGACCAACTCTGCCTTTTCAACGGCTGCTTCCACTGCAGCCGGTTATTACGACAGCAACGATGCCGACCGCTTTTACGCCGAAATTTGGGGCGGAGAAGATATTCATATCGGCCTTTACAACGCGGTGAATGAACCCATTGCCAGCGCGAGTCGTCGCACGGTGGAAGCACTGGCAGCACTGATCCAAGCGCCGCAAACAGATAGCCCTAAGGAGAGCTCTTGCGTTGTGGACCTTGGCTCGGGCTACGGCGGAGCCGCTCGCCACCTATGCCAAAACCCCCTGGTGAAGGTAGAAGCCATCAATATCTCTGCCGTTGAGAACACGCGTCATCGTGAACTCAATCGTGCAGCTGGCTTGGACCGTCAGATCCAGGTGCACGACGCTTCTTTTGAGGCCGTCCCTCTGGAGGATGCCTGCGCCGATGTGGTTTGGAGCCAGGATGCCATCCTCCACTCGGGCGATCGCCAACAGGTGATGAAGGAGGCCGCAAGGCTGCTCAAGCCCGGTGGCGTGATGGTGATGACAGATCCGATGGCCAGCGACGGAGTTCCGTCTTCATCACTCTCCGCCATCCTGGAACGGATTCATCTCTCCGATCTGGGATCTCCGGAGCGATACAAAGACTGGGCGAACAACGCTGGGCTCCAACGCGATATTTGGGATGACCGCACCCCCATGCTGATCTGTCACTACAGCCGTGTTCGAGACGAGCTCCAACGGCGCCAGGACGAGTTGAAACTGAGCATTAGCCCCAACTATCTCGCAAAAATGGACGCGGGTCTGCAGCATTGGGTTGAGGGAGGCAATGCCGGAAGGCTCTGCTGGGGCCTGATGCGCTATCGCAAACCAGAAGAATGA
- a CDS encoding cupin domain-containing protein produces MMAMNKRNPSEVVEKLVEEWTLQPHPEGGWYRELHRSSLPVVRSDQQQRCAISTILYLLDAGSLSRWHRVSHADEVWTHLQGAPLSLWCLKPEADQATREVLSMHNPVQVIPADHWQAAKAEGPYSLVSCCVGPGFSFEDFTMLRDLPESERPAAALAELI; encoded by the coding sequence ATGATGGCCATGAACAAACGCAACCCATCGGAAGTCGTAGAGAAGCTGGTGGAGGAATGGACACTGCAACCCCATCCAGAAGGTGGCTGGTATCGCGAGCTGCATCGCAGCTCTCTGCCGGTGGTTCGATCGGATCAGCAGCAACGCTGTGCCATCAGCACAATCTTGTATCTCTTGGATGCGGGATCGCTCAGTCGCTGGCACAGGGTGAGCCATGCCGATGAGGTTTGGACGCACCTACAAGGAGCACCTCTGAGTCTGTGGTGCCTCAAGCCGGAGGCCGATCAGGCCACTCGAGAGGTGTTGTCGATGCACAACCCTGTCCAAGTGATTCCTGCGGATCACTGGCAGGCCGCCAAGGCCGAAGGCCCCTACAGCCTGGTGAGTTGCTGTGTTGGGCCGGGATTCAGCTTTGAAGATTTCACCATGCTCAGAGATCTTCCAGAAAGCGAACGCCCAGCTGCGGCGCTTGCTGAGCTGATCTGA
- the aroC gene encoding chorismate synthase, with product MGSSFGKLFRISTFGESHGGGVGVIVDGCPPRLELDLEAIQADLDRRRPGQSRITTPRKEADQVEILSGLLDGVTLGTPIAMVVRNKDQRPQDYKDMEVAFRPSHADATYQAKYGIQARSGGGRASARETIGRVAAGAIARQLLRKANGTEVIAWVKRIHDLEASVDPSAVTPEQVESNIVRCPDAAMAEQMIQRIEAIGQEGDSCGGVIECVVRHASTGLGMPVFDKLEADLAKAVMSLPATKGFEIGSGFAGTLLKGSAHNDAFLPTEDGSLHTATNYSGGIQGGISNGEPIVIRVAFKPTATIRKEQQTINAAGEATTLSAKGRHDPCVLPRAVPMVEAMVSLVLADHLLRQQGQCSLW from the coding sequence ATGGGTAGCAGCTTCGGGAAACTGTTTCGCATCAGCACCTTTGGGGAATCTCACGGTGGAGGCGTGGGCGTGATCGTGGATGGCTGCCCGCCCAGGCTGGAATTAGACCTGGAAGCCATTCAGGCAGACCTCGACCGCAGACGACCGGGTCAAAGCCGGATCACCACCCCCAGAAAAGAAGCCGATCAAGTGGAGATTCTCAGCGGCTTGCTCGATGGGGTGACCCTGGGCACACCGATCGCGATGGTGGTGCGCAACAAGGACCAACGCCCTCAGGACTACAAAGACATGGAAGTGGCCTTTCGCCCCTCCCATGCCGATGCCACATACCAGGCGAAGTACGGCATCCAGGCCCGCAGCGGCGGCGGCAGGGCTTCCGCGCGGGAAACGATTGGACGCGTTGCGGCAGGGGCTATCGCCAGGCAACTTCTCAGAAAAGCCAATGGCACCGAAGTCATCGCATGGGTGAAGCGCATCCACGACCTCGAAGCAAGCGTGGATCCCAGCGCCGTTACACCTGAGCAAGTGGAAAGCAACATCGTGCGCTGCCCTGATGCAGCGATGGCAGAACAGATGATCCAACGCATTGAAGCGATCGGCCAGGAGGGAGATTCCTGCGGCGGGGTGATTGAGTGCGTGGTGAGGCATGCGAGCACAGGGCTGGGGATGCCCGTGTTCGACAAGCTGGAAGCTGACCTGGCCAAAGCCGTGATGTCACTGCCCGCCACCAAGGGCTTTGAAATCGGATCGGGCTTTGCCGGCACGCTCCTCAAGGGCAGTGCCCACAACGATGCCTTCCTACCCACAGAAGATGGAAGCCTCCATACGGCCACCAACTATTCCGGAGGCATTCAGGGAGGGATCAGCAATGGGGAACCGATTGTGATCCGCGTGGCCTTCAAGCCGACGGCCACCATCCGCAAGGAGCAACAGACGATCAACGCGGCAGGGGAGGCCACCACGCTCTCAGCGAAAGGACGCCACGACCCTTGCGTCTTGCCAAGAGCCGTTCCGATGGTGGAAGCCATGGTGTCCTTGGTGCTTGCCGATCACCTGCTCAGACAGCAAGGGCAGTGCAGCCTTTGGTGA